In Gordonia sp. SL306, the genomic window GAGCCGCTGCATCGATGGCCTCGCCCGAGCCCAACGGCTTCCAATGCAGCAGTGGCACGCCGCCGATGCTCGCCGAACTCCACAGCGGGATCTCACTGTCACCGTGTTCGCCGACGATGTAGGCGTGCACGTTCTGCACCGCGACGTCGCAGTGCTGCGCGATCAGGAACCGCAGTCGTGACGAGTCGAGCACGGTGCCCGAACCGAACAGCTGATTGTTCGGCAGGCCACTGTATTTCAGCGCCGCATAAGTGACGATGTCGACCGGGTTGGTGACCATGATGTAGACGGCGTTCGGGGCCACCTCGAGCACCCCCGGCATGATCTTCTTGGTCAAACCGATGGTGGCCTCGGCCAGTTCGAGTCGCGACTGCCCGGGCCGCTGCTTCGCCCCGGCGGTGAAGACCACCACGTCGGCGTCGGCACACACCGACACGTCGTCGTCGCCGATGATGTCGGCCCGCGGGACGAACTCCAGCCCGTGCGACATGTCGAGGACCTCGGCGGTCACCTTCGCGGTGTTGATGTCCATCAGCGCGATCGTCCGTGCCACGCCCCGGATCAGCGACGCATACGCGACGGCGGTGCCGACCGCTCCCGCTCCGATGATCGCCAGCTTCGTCGGTCGTACGTCCATCAAGTCACCGCCTGGTCTCGTTGGCCCGCCCCTGACGGCGATTATTCCTGCCTCGCCGGGTGGCCGCAGCGTTCTGCTTCGACGGTTGACTTTCCCAACGGGAAAGTGGACGATGACTTTCCAGATAGGAAAGTCAACCAGGAGGAGGACCTGATGACCGACATGACGCCCGAACAGGCGCGCGCCGCACTCGCCGCGGCCGATCGCGCCCGGCGCGACGTCGCCGAGGAGATCGGTCTGCCCCGGGCCTACTGGTGGGCCATGGCCGGCGGCTGGCTGGTGCTGGGTCTGCTGGGACAGTTCGCCCCGTGGTGGGTGGTGACCGTGGCGACGGCGTTGTTCGGCGCAGGCCACGCGGCGGTGGCCTCTCGACTGCTGGACGGCCGTCGTCGCAGCTCTCGACTACAGGTCAGCCGGACGGTCGCCGATCGTCGTATCCCGTTGATCGTCATCGCGATTCTGCTGACCGCGGTGGCGTTCACCATCGCACTCGCGTTCGCGCTGCAGGCCGACGGCGCCGGACACCCGTCATTGTGGGCGGCGGTGATCACCGCGCTCGTCGTCGGGTTCGGTGGTCCCGAGATGTTCACGGTTGCACGTCGATGGATCGGTGCATGACCGCCGAGGCCGACGGCGCCGCCCGTTTCGACGAGCTGATCCACCCCAGCACCAGGCTCGCGCTGGTCGCCACGCTCGCCGCGGCCGATTGGGCGGAGTTCGCC contains:
- a CDS encoding L-lactate dehydrogenase; translation: MDVRPTKLAIIGAGAVGTAVAYASLIRGVARTIALMDINTAKVTAEVLDMSHGLEFVPRADIIGDDDVSVCADADVVVFTAGAKQRPGQSRLELAEATIGLTKKIMPGVLEVAPNAVYIMVTNPVDIVTYAALKYSGLPNNQLFGSGTVLDSSRLRFLIAQHCDVAVQNVHAYIVGEHGDSEIPLWSSASIGGVPLLHWKPLGSGEAIDAAARERIHHEVVHAAYKIIEGKGATNYAIGLAATRIVEAVLNNEHRVLPVSTVAAGYEGLDDVCLSLPTIVDRAGAQTRLEMPMSDDELSGLMRSAETLRGMQAKFGL